In Mangrovivirga cuniculi, the following proteins share a genomic window:
- a CDS encoding META domain-containing protein, producing MNFLSKQITLIFLISGLVLSCGNKDNDPSPAEQLERKITSENWKITSFIDSGDEKTSNYTGYFFVFGNDGALSASNGINSFSGTWSIITNPSDGDDDRLEELDIEISFSVENEFDDLTDVWDIFYESTTRIDLGDESNSNESLRFENL from the coding sequence ATGAATTTTTTATCCAAACAAATCACTTTAATCTTTTTGATCTCAGGATTGGTTCTCTCGTGTGGCAACAAGGATAACGATCCTTCGCCGGCAGAACAATTAGAAAGAAAAATCACATCAGAGAACTGGAAAATTACTTCATTTATCGATTCCGGAGATGAAAAAACCAGCAATTACACCGGTTATTTCTTCGTTTTTGGAAATGACGGAGCTCTGTCTGCCAGCAACGGTATAAATTCATTTTCCGGAACCTGGAGTATCATTACAAATCCGAGTGATGGAGATGATGACAGGCTTGAAGAGCTGGATATTGAAATAAGCTTTTCAGTTGAAAATGAATTTGATGATTTAACGGATGTGTGGGACATTTTTTATGAAAGCACTACAAGAATTGACCTGGGTGATGAAAGCAACAGCAATGAATCATTAAGATTTGAAAATTTGTAA
- a CDS encoding oxidoreductase has product MADNYSFKNISLQKGKIAIVTGANVGLGKETCSFFLEKKIKVIMACRNPEKAEKAKEELQKRHSDGEIEIMEIDLADLDSVSSFTRSFHLKYDRLDFLINNAGVMFPPYQTTVQGFELQFGVNYLAHFKLTSLLYDLLSKTEGSRVVTLSSLAHAWGDIYFDDLNFLRGYDKRKAYSQSKLACLMFAYELQRRIDKKGNLSPSSLAAHPGISSTNLGRHLPGFVQSVFNTIGPVVFNSSRQGAEPIVRAALDPNGKGGEYYGPSGLKEYSGKPVKVDSNDISKDKFKANRLWDVSEQLTNTSFKP; this is encoded by the coding sequence GTGGCTGATAATTATTCATTCAAAAACATCTCATTACAAAAAGGAAAAATTGCCATCGTCACCGGGGCTAATGTAGGTCTTGGTAAAGAAACCTGCTCTTTCTTTCTCGAAAAGAAAATAAAAGTAATAATGGCTTGCCGCAACCCGGAAAAAGCAGAAAAAGCCAAAGAAGAATTACAAAAGCGACATTCGGATGGTGAAATCGAAATCATGGAAATAGATCTTGCTGATCTCGATTCTGTCAGCTCCTTTACACGGAGTTTTCATTTAAAATATGATCGCCTGGATTTTCTGATCAATAATGCCGGGGTGATGTTTCCACCTTATCAAACAACAGTCCAGGGGTTTGAACTTCAATTTGGAGTAAATTACCTGGCACATTTTAAATTAACCTCACTTCTTTACGATCTTTTATCTAAAACGGAAGGTTCAAGAGTGGTAACATTGAGTAGTTTAGCTCACGCATGGGGTGACATTTACTTTGACGATCTAAATTTCCTCAGAGGATATGATAAAAGAAAGGCTTACAGTCAAAGCAAGCTTGCATGCCTAATGTTCGCATACGAATTACAACGCAGAATTGATAAAAAGGGAAATTTATCACCTTCATCGCTTGCAGCTCATCCAGGCATTTCATCGACCAATCTGGGAAGACATTTGCCCGGTTTTGTGCAATCCGTTTTTAATACAATTGGTCCGGTGGTATTTAACTCATCCAGGCAGGGAGCTGAACCTATAGTTAGGGCAGCATTAGATCCTAATGGAAAAGGCGGGGAATATTATGGTCCTTCAGGTTTAAAAGAATATAGTGGCAAACCGGTAAAAGTGGACTCCAACGACATTTCTAAAGATAAATTTAAAGCAAACCGACTGTGGGATGTATCAGAGCAACTCACGAACACTTCCTTTAAACCCTAA
- a CDS encoding SRPBCC family protein codes for MSDNKQFDHSKFTVKSIVDTKIPDVYELWTTPAGLEKWFLRKAEFVKPDGTFRKSNEHIEEGDTYRWLWHGYPDKVVEHGKILKLNGKNELKFTFGKAGTVTVKIGIEENTTIITLTQEDIPPVEESVINYHVECKTGWTFYLANLNSFVQGGVDLRNKNQKLNLE; via the coding sequence ATGTCTGATAATAAACAGTTTGATCACAGTAAATTTACTGTCAAATCTATCGTTGATACTAAGATACCTGATGTATATGAACTTTGGACAACACCTGCAGGACTGGAAAAATGGTTTTTAAGAAAAGCAGAATTTGTCAAACCCGACGGAACTTTTCGAAAATCTAATGAACATATTGAGGAAGGTGACACTTATCGATGGCTGTGGCATGGTTATCCTGATAAAGTTGTTGAACATGGCAAGATCCTCAAATTGAACGGGAAAAATGAATTGAAGTTTACCTTTGGAAAGGCAGGTACTGTAACGGTGAAGATAGGCATTGAAGAAAATACAACTATTATTACTTTGACCCAGGAGGATATCCCTCCCGTTGAAGAATCAGTTATTAATTATCATGTGGAATGTAAAACAGGATGGACCTTTTACCTGGCCAATTTGAATTCCTTCGTTCAGGGTGGCGTTGATCTCCGGAATAAAAATCAGAAACTCAATCTTGAATAA